A genomic window from Maylandia zebra isolate NMK-2024a linkage group LG20, Mzebra_GT3a, whole genome shotgun sequence includes:
- the brpf3b gene encoding bromodomain and PHD finger-containing protein 3: MRKPRRKGQVAGGGGDVRKSNGTFGGRGGARQRSPSPYSLKASPSRETLTYAQAQKVVEVELEGRLHRISILEPLEVITEDEMMAQDISECNSNKENSEQSSPPTSSAQTARKPVTPRSRRKDPKCSSNKSPPSSKNSCPNSHPPSPEKLNKSQYHHMTLPEPKFRVLETFTPVEAPPLPAAYYRYIETSAEEETEAEYDMDEEDTAWLEMVNADRTSEGCSTVSAETFERLVDRLEEEAYLEARSRAPSQSTIDDDAFCCVCLDDECLNSNVILFCDSCNLAVHQECYGVPYIPEGQWLCRCCLQSPQKPVDCVLCPNRGGAFKQTSDGRWAHVVCAIWIPEVCFANTVFLEPVEGVNNIPPARWKLTCCLCKQKGRGASIQCHKANCYTAFHVTCAQRAGLFMKIEPVRETNINGTMFSVKKTAFCEAHSPPGQETGSDDESEGRVVGSRGRASRGRSAYTEGPTTPKKGRKSDDDAKTDKKKGKKNSDSTSQHTASPQVTVPQIPTSRLNIICKGIILQKKNQFMQRLYKYWLLKRQSRNGVPLVRRLHSNIQSQRNTEQPEVDEKISAARDALRYWQKLRHDLEKARLLVELIRKREKLKREQVKVHQAALEMQLTPVLALLRSTLDQLQEKDTAQIFTQPVDIKEVPDYLEFISHPMDFSTMRSKLESHSYRSVADLEADFNLMVSNCLLYNAKDTVFHRAALRLRDLGGAILRHAQRQATNTGLDLDTGMHFPESPQKRNFYSCTWEDVDSVLDPENRLHMTVEEQLKELLEKLDFVTSMRCSGARTRRIRLLRREINSIRTGRQGQSHRHILHNGHLKEEDDDEQDEEDNDKDAKADNGLTSSDKEDLKPASPPTLEPTGPAPPPRQGDTPLEPPTLRPITGEPQSPSYSCKRLKMDGDLSNGTTENIHCISAQERSTLPRPSLHSEGQTVTNGLAELGITSRPPTGGVGRRTSVLFKKAKNGAKLFKVRDNPVLNGNGPQDENTSNNSSALNSIASTPSSTPLTTPSRTPQKSPGPPNLNELWTSSRDMCSDSEPEKTPNHTLESGLTNGFNTHKDSRSDLEFRSCPVLHKEINSPPKRSLGKPALSKVPFLEIINGDSDYTGNSSQTSEDEMELEPLDLVWAKCRGYPSYPALIIDPEMPEEGLLHNGVPIPVPPKDVLCLGEQRQEEMNEKLYLVLFFDNKRTWQWLPRDKVTPLGVDDTADKLRIMEGRKSSIRKSVQVAYDRAMIHQSRVSHSHGFVASGYL; encoded by the exons ATGAGGAAGCCACGTCGAAAAGGCCAAGTGGCCGGAGGAGGTGGAGATGTGAGAAAGTCAAATGGGACATTTGGCGGGCGTGGGGGGGCCCGTCAACGATCACCATCCCCCTACAGCCTAAAAGCTTCTCCAAGCAGAGAAACGTTGACATATGCCCAGGCCCAGAAGGTGGTTGAAGTGGAACTAGAAGGTAGGCTTCACCGAATTTCTATTCTGGAGCCTTTGGAAGTCATTACTGAAGATGAGATGATGGCTCAGGACATTAGTGAGTGTAACAGCAACAAGGAGAACAGTGAGCAGTCATCGCCTCCCACCAGCAGTGCCCAAACAGCCCGCAAACCTGTCACACCACGAAGCCGCAGGAAAGACCCCAAATGTTCCTCTAATAAGTCGCCACCATCCTCCAAGAACAGTTGCCCCAATTCTCATCCGCCATCACCGGAAAAGCTAAACAAATCACAGTATCATCACATGACCCTTCCTGAACCTAAGTTTCGAGTGCTGGAAACCTTTACGCCAGTTGAGGCCCCTCCTCTGCCAGCAGCATATTATCGTTATATTGAAACCTCAGCTGAGGAGGAAACTGAGGCAGAATATGACATGGACGAAGAGGACACTGCCTGGCTGGAGATGGTCAACGCTGATCGGACATCAGAGGGTTGCTCAACTGTCTCAGCAGAAACGTTTGAGCGGCTGGTGGACCGATTGGAGGAGGAGGCATATCTGGAAGCCCGAAGCCGAGCGCCTTCTCAAAGCACTATTGATGATGATGCCTTCTGCTGCGTGTGCCTGGATGACGAGTGCCTCAACAGCAACGTCATCCTCTTCTGTGACTCCTGCAACCTGGCTGTGCACCAGGAATGTTACGGAGTGCCCTACATCCCTGAGGGTCAGTGGCTATGCCGCTGCTGCCTTCAGTCCCCTCAGAAACCTGTTGACTGTGTTCTGTGTCCAAACCGTGGCGGCGCATTCAAGCAAACGAGTGATGGCCGCTGGGCACATGTAGTCTGTGCTATATGGATCCCCGAGGTCTGCTTTGCTAACACAGTATTTCTGGAACCAGTGGAAGGAGTTAATAACATTCCCCCAGCACGATGGAAACTGACTTGCTGCCTGTGTAAGCAGAAGGGTCGTGGTGCATCTATTCAGTGTCATAAAGCCAACTGTTACACTGCATTTCATGTTACATGCGCTCAGCGTGCTGGGCTCTTTATGAAGATAGAACCTGTGCGAGAAACAAACATTAACGGGACTATGTTCTCGGTTAAGAAGACTGCTTTCTGTGAGGCCCATTCTCCGCCAGGACAAGAGACTGGGTCAGATGATGAGAGTGAGGGACGAGTGGTGGGCAGCAGAGGGAGGGCGAGCAGAGGACGGAGTGCCTACACTGAGGGTCCGACAACACCGAAAAAAGGCAGAAAGTCTGACGATGATGCCAAGACAGAtaaaaagaaggggaaaaagaatTCAGACTCAACATCCCAACACACAGCATCACCACAAGTGACAGTGCCTCAGATACCCACGAGCAG GCTGAATATCATCTGTAAAGGAATTATTCTGCAGAAGAAAAATCAGTTCATGCAGAGGCTTTATAAATACTGGTTATTAAAGCGACAGTCGAGGAACGGTGTGCCGCTGGTTCGGCGTTTGCACTCTAACATCCAGTCCCAAAGGAATACTGAACAG CCTGAAGTGGATGAGAAGATTTCTGCAGCAAGAGACGCACTGAGATATTGGCAGAAGCTTCGCCACGACCTTGAAAAAGCCAGACTTCTAGTGGAGCTCATCcgcaagagagagaaactcaAACGAGAGCAG GTCAAAGTTCACCAGGCAGCTCTGGAAATGCAGTTGACCCCAGTGTTGGCTCTGCTACGCTCCACTCTGGACCAACTACAGGAGAAGGACACAGCCCAGATTTTTACACAGCCTGTGGACATCAAGGAG GTCCCCGATTACCTTGAGTTTATTAGCCACCCTATGGACTTTTCCACTATGCGCTCTAAACTAGAAAGTCATTCCTACCGCTCAGTGGCTGACCTGGAGGCCGACTTCAACCTGATGGTGTCAAACTGCCTTCTTTACAATGCCAAGGACACTGTCTTTCACCGAGCAGCACTACGTCTTCGAGACCTTGGAGGGGCCATACTACGACATGCACAGCGACAAGCCACCAACACTGGGCTAGACCTAGATACTGGCATGCACTTTCCAGAGTCACCCCAGAAAAGAAACTTTTACAGTTGCACCTGGGAGGATG TTGACAGCGTGTTGGATCCAGAGAACCGGCTGCATATGACAGTGGAAGAacaactgaaggagctgctggaaAAGCTGGACTTTGTCACATCGATGCGATGCAGCGGTGCTCGAACTCGACGAATCCGCCTGCTTCGTCGCGAAATCAACAGCATCAGGACGGGCAGGCAGGGCCAGTCCCACCGCCACATCCTACACAATGGACATCTCAAagaagaggatgatgatgagCAAGATGAGGAGGACAACGACAAAGACGCCAAGGCAGATAACGGCCTCACATCTTCAGACAAAG AGGACCTCAAACCCGCTTCGCCCCCGACACTGGAACCTACAGGGCCGGCTCCTCCTCCACGTCAGGGGGACACACCTCTTGAGCCTCCCACTCTGCGGCCAATCACAGGGGAGCCCCAGTCCCCCAGCTACTCCTGCAAACGCCTTAAGATGGACGGTGACCTCTCAAACGGCACCACAGAGAACATTCATTGCATTAGCGCACAAGAGCGGTCAACTTTGCCACGTCCCAGTTTGCACAGTGAAGGACAGACAGTGACCAACGGTCTGGCAGAGCTAGGCATCACCTCACGGCCCCCGACGGGGGGAGTCGGGCGACGGACCTCCGTGCTGTTTAAGAAGGCAAAAAATGGAGCTAAGTTGTTCAAAGTGCGAGACAATCCTGTGCTGAATGGGAATGGACCACAAGACGAGAATACAAGTAACAACTCTTCAGCACTCAATTCCATAGCCAGCACCCCATCTTCCACACCTTTGACCACTCCAAGCAGAACCCCACAGAAGAGCCCAGGACCCCCCAACCTTAATGAACTATGGACCTCCAGTCGAGACATGTGTTCAGATAGTGAGCCAGAGAAGACACCAAATCACACGCTGGAAAGTG GATTGACCAACGGCTTTAACACGCACAAAGATAGCAGATCCGACTTGGAGTTTAGGTCTTGCCCAGTTCTCCACAAAGAAAT CAACTCACCACCCAAACGCAGCCTTGGGAAACCGGCTCTTTCTAAAGTCCCCTTTCTGGAGATCATCAACGGAGACTCGGATTACACCG GCAATAGTAGTCAAACATCAGAGGATGAGATGGAGCTGGAACCACTGGACCTGGTTTGGGCCAAGTGTCGGGGATATCCCTCATATCCTGCTCTG ATCATTGACCCCGAGATGCCTGAGGAGGGCCTGCTGCACAATGGGGTGCCGATCCCCGTCCCACCCAAAGATGTCCTGTGTCTGGGGGAGCAGCGGCAGGAGGAGATGAATGAGAAACTTTACCTGGTGCTTTTTTTTGACAACAAGCGGACATG GCAGTGGCTTCCGCGTGACAAGGTGACACCCTTGGGCGTAGATGACACAGCTGACAAGCTGCGCATTATGGAAGGTCGCAAGTCCAGCATCCGCAAATCTGTCCAAGTGGCATACGACCGCGCCATGATTCACCAGAGCCGGGTGAGCCACAGCCACGGCTTTGTGGCTTCCGGGTACCTGTAG
- the nr1h5 gene encoding nuclear receptor subfamily 1, group H, member 5 isoform X2 codes for MREWTELEMSFTAGGFLSTSDGYCSAEQLQYYDMLADPLGYPLQDPDLQLLPYSQQQYSPANLPFSHYGSPPSSAPSPSSSSSSSQLCNPPYHYSPHCLEAPCDPSPEPHCGGLFAQGLGSVGLPMGRRSRMGSGGKSRGQDELCVVCGDKASGYHYNALTCEGCKGFFRRSVTKKAVYHCKSGGSCEMDMYMRRKCQDCRLRKCRAVGMLAECLLTEVQCQSKRLRKGGKSRGQEEEENTDTRRVSSTSRLPGQALSASLTREQKYIVDRMVEAHRLYRGQDSNNFRAFEWLCPEEVEGLCDVVSPRLQRLLQFARTVPGFDLLDFSDQISLLSISSLDVMFLLSAQQFSHNPTSPSPALQLFSMSTHSFLRDVESKENIHSRGLIGSESSEDLFAPVLNFFHSMVALRVTEAEYTLLTATALLCSDRASLQAASCVEKMQELILDLLSRLCGAQAGAARGGAQRFGRLLGRLTELRTLRHNYLLLTRQQSGH; via the exons ATATGCTGGCTGACCCCCTGGGCTATCCCCTGCAGGACCCTGACCTCCAGCTCCTCCCATACAGCCAACAACAGTATAGTCCTGCCAACCTGCCCTTCTCCCACTATGGTTCTCCACCCTCCTCTGccccctctccctcctcctcctcctcttcctctcagctcTGCAACCCACCATACCATTACAGCCCTCACTGCCTGGAGGCCCCTTGCGATCCGAGCCCCGAGCCCCACTGTGGGGGCCTCTTTGCTCAGGGCCTCGGATCTGTAGGACTGCCAATGGGGCGGAGGTCCCGGATGGGCTCGGGTGGAAAGAGCAGAGGTCAGGATGagctgtgtgtggtgtgtggtgATAAAGCATCAGGATACCACTACAATGCTCTTACCTGCGAGGGATGCAAAG GATTCTTCAGACGCAGTGTCACCAAGAAAGCTGTGTATCACTGTAAGAGTGGCGGTAGCTGTGAGATGGATATGTACATGAGGAGGAAGTGTCAAGACTGCCGTCTGAGGAAGTGCCGAGCTGTGGGAATGCTGGCTGAAT GTCTGTTGACTGAGGTGCAGTGCCAATCCAAACGCCTGAGGAAAGGAGGTAAAAGCAGAgggcaagaggaagaggagaacaCAGACACCAGGAGAGTCAGCTCTACCAGCAGGCTACCCGGACAG GCTTTGTCTGCCAGTTTAACCCGAGAACAGAAATACATCGTGGACAGGATGGTGGAGGCCCATAGGCTCTACAGAGGTCAGGACAGTAACAATTTTAGG GCATTTGAGTGGCTGTGTCCAGAAGAAGTGGAAGGGCTGTGTGATGTAGTATCACCCCGCCTACAAAGGCTGCTGCAGTTTGCCAGGACAGTGCCAG GTTTTGACCTCCTGGATTTCTCAGACCAGATTTCTCTGCTATCCATCTCTTCATTGGACGTCATGTtcctgctctctgcccagcagTTTTCCCACAACCCAACAAGCCCCAGTCCAG CACTGCAGCTTTTCAGTATGTCAACACACAGCTTTCTCAGAGACGTAGAATCAAAGGAAAACATCCACAGCAGGGGACTCATTGGTTCAG AGAGCAGTGAGGATCTCTTTGCACCAGTGCTCAACTTCTTCCACAGCATGGTTGCGCTGCGGGTGACGGAGGCTGAGTACACCTTACTTACAGCCACAGCGCTGCTCTGCTCAG ACCGCGCATCCCTGCAGGCAGCCAGCTGTGTTGAGAAAATGCAGGAACTGATCCTGGACCTGCTGTCCAGGTTGTGCGGGGCCCAAGCTGGAGCAGCGCGAGGAGGAGCTCAGAGGTTTGGCCgcctgctgggcagactgacggAGCTGCGAACCCTCCGCCACAACTACCTCCTCCTGACAAGACAGCAGTCTGGACACTGA